In Lycium ferocissimum isolate CSIRO_LF1 chromosome 7, AGI_CSIRO_Lferr_CH_V1, whole genome shotgun sequence, the sequence AGTCTACGTCTtatgaaaagttatgccttatgcaAGATACTTTTgcttatgccttaactaaaagtctgccccataaggcataactaggaaaagacttttagttaaggcttaactaaaagtttgctcataagtatgccggacccggcatacttatgccaagtctgcccataaggcataagtatgtcggatccgatataactttggtaattccccAATGCGTATCTTAAGAGAGCAtacgaaatttaaactcgccttgcgaattttttaaaatttttgaccgAGCCGAGTTCGAACCCAATCTATGTGTTTTTCATAAGCcggaaaaaatttaaagacttcaaatatgaggggcaaaatttaaagaccaccccaaaagaagggcaattcgcagaattgccaaaaaaaaagaaagatgaactTATCCGGCTCCGTGCAAAAGATTAGAATACAAGTTGTCCACAAAGCCATTCTCCTGGGAAATAAAGGCGGTAAAATCGACTTTTTTGGAGAACCTAAACATCAATTGAGTATGAGTCCTCTGGTCAATAGATTGACTTCTATGCACAATTACTTTTATGTTAAGATCAATCTATTTATCATAATTGATATCACATACAATTAGGTTCATTACACCAACTTGGGACATTTTTTTGCCGGATTCCCTTCAAAGgcgctagtctttaattttgctcctcaaattgctggtcatAATTGATATCACACACAATTAGGTTCGTTAGACCAACTTGGGAAGGATCGATCGCGTAATAGAatcgggtcatttgcacgatttcccttcaaaggcactagtctttaatttttgcccctcaaatcgttggtctttaatttttgtcgttgccctaataccccgaggttctaggttcgaatttccgctcagtaaaaaaaaataaaaattgcaagGCTGTTTgaagcaaaattaggcctattcgggtaaaagttaggccttaaggcagagggtTGCCTTTAAGGCAGACTTTTacccaaaactctaccttaaatccaaaactctgccttgtgatttttttttttttaatttttttgagtgagcaggggttcgaaccccaaacccATGGAttttttagcgaagggcaaaattaaagaccaacaatttgagggacaaaaattagggcaatttgcaggattggccttagctaggggtggtctttaatttttgtccctcaaattggtggtctttaacttttgcttACGCGGAAAATTTGcatggacagttttgcaaattcTGCTCATACAAATTCTGAATttgggccttaaggcagaatttggaATTTGCATGGGCAGAATTCTGCCTTCTAcacatgcaaattctgccttctgcctagcgatttttttttttatactgagactggagttcgaacccacaacctcgagTATTAGGCGAAGGCTAAAACtcaaagaccaccaatttgaaggccaaaaattaaagaccaccccaaatgaaggccaatccggcaaaaaaaaaaaaaaaaaaaaagagaatagaaTCCAACGCAAACGCGGCCAACGACTCACTAAGCAcatttttgtgcggattgcctcTTGTGGGGTGGTACTGTgaaattttgccctcatatttgtggtctttaaattatgcccctcatattgctggtctttaatttttgcccttcgtatTGTAACTCTGAGCGTTCGCGcaaaaatcatgaggttctgagttcgaatcctcactcaagcataaattaaaaaaaaaaaattgtaaggcaaggtttgggtcgcgtgtatgccggacccggcatactcttgttaaggaattactaaATTTATGCCTGACCCgacatactcatgccttatgtgGGCGATTTGGCATAAGTATTTTGCCTTCGGATAACTGTAATTCCTTAATGTTTATGCccgtgggggcatacttttaatgggcaaacttttatccgGACCCgacataaacttgtgaaggaattaccaaagttatctgggaccggcatacttatgccaagtccgcccataaggcatgagatGCGGGTCCCAGATAACTTTAGTAATTCCTTCACAGTGCTTATCTtaggggcatagcgaaatttaaactcggccttgcgaattttttttaaaattttaactatGTGGGGGTTTGAACATGAACCTGAGTTTTAAtgaagaaaaatttaaagatttcaaatatgaggggcaaaacttaaagaccaccccaagggcaattcgcagaattgccccaCTAAGCAGGCATTGGGCCCAAACTTAAAGACCCAATCGATTACCCGAATTAGGCCCAAATTTGAGATTTATCCAGCCAAGAAACCCTCCTTCAATTGTAACATTTACATTTTCATTCATTCTGAACAGAGTGGATCACAAAAATGGCTCCGAAAGCGAAAGAGAAAGCAAGGGCAacaacagcagcagcagcaaTATCAATAGAAGATCTCTTCACTTCACTTAATCGCCATATCCAACGATCCGAATATGATCAAGCCGTCAAAATTTCCGATCAAAGTCAGTTCCTTTTTTTCACTTATAatcttttaaattcaaatttaatcaATCTGTTTCTGGGGTCATGTCGGGTCGGGTTCTGGGGAATGTGGGTTTTGCTTCTGGGTTTGCTTTTGGAGTTAGTAGAAGTAGGGTTAGTTATGATAATAGTGGTTTTGTTGGTGCAAATGTTGAGTAATTCTCATGGAAATATAGGGGAAAGAACAATTCCCTTCAAAATCAGGTCCTTTTTCACTTAAAATCTATTAATTTGTAATAATCTATTGAATTCCAATTTATCCATCCAAAAAAAGCATTTTGTTATGTTTCTTAAAAAACAGGTACCAGGTAATTCTGTGAttctgtccaccaaggctagaacagatgggaagaaatcacttagtgttttttttttttcctgctgggatttgaacctgagacctcatggtttgtgattttttatgattttatttgaaGTTCTTGCGGCTGCGCCTGGAGATGAGGACGCGATACGGAGTAAAGTGGTGGCTTTAGTGAAAGCAGATTGTATAGAAGAAGCATTGGCTGCTATTAAAGAGTGTAGCAAAAAGGCTTCTATTGATCTTAGCTTCTTGAAGGTACTGcagcacacacacacatatataatttaaaggTGATTGGAAATTTGGTAAAAAGTAGTATTtgttttcaagttgaaaatggtatttggaaattggagttgtgtttggacatgaatacaaatttgagttgttttgaatttCTGTGAGTGATTAGGAGTGAAAATTGTGAAAATAGCTTGTTGGAGTTTTTTGAATTCCGGAAAATTAGTTGAATTCCAAAAATTGTAACAATTCTATGTCCAAACAGTTTTCCGGAATAATATTCCGGAAAAAGTGAAAACTatccatggccaaacgggccctagATTTTGCTTTGACGTTGGAATTGGAAAATAGTGCTAAGGCGTGTTTGGTATGACATGAAGTTTCCACTGAAGAAGTTACTTTATGGTGTTTCATTAACAGGTGGAAAATTGACTTCTCTATTATGGGCGGAAGTCATTGTACATTACAGCATTCTCTAACTTTTGCTCCATATCACTTGCCTAAACCGACGCTTTTacaatattactccctctgaccgaatttatgtgattttcttTGATTGCGCACTGAGTATGACAAAGAAAgactttgaaacttgtggtctaaaacaagcatAAATATTTGTGGCCATAAATcgtctcattaagggtaaaaatagaaaagagaagagaaagagaagaagatacAACGTATGTTGTTAAGCTAGTTAGGATACTCTTACCAAAGGTTAATTTCCCAGGATGTTAGAGGCAGCAATTTTTTCAGCTGATAGTCTCGTATTGAATACCTAAATTATACTATTACAACTGAAACATCCTTATGGCTTCCTCCCAAGGGCAATTCCAATTAAGAAATAGGAAGTTGACTGACTTATAATAGGAAATATATGAGCAGTCATCAGTTCCTGATCTTTTCTACTGGTGTTAGTTAACCATTTCATAATCTTCTTTTCAGTGCCAAATTTGCTTGGGTTGTTCCAGCACCTGTCCTGATGCAAATTCTTTTACGTATATTTGCCTTATATTTACTGCATATCTCCTGTACctgatgaaaagaaaaataaagttcTTTCTCTTCAATATTGGATTTTGCTTCTCTCATTAACATTTTCCTTTTCTCCTTGTCATGCTTTTGTTGAAAAGGCATATTGCTTATATCGGCAAAATAAATTGGAGGAGGCTTTAGAGTCCTTGAAGGGGCATGAAGGAAGCACTGAGTCAATGCTGTTGGAGTCTCAGATTTTATATCGTTTAGGAAAGATGGGTGCATCTGTTGATATTTATCAAAAGCTTCAGAAGTCAGCGGTAGATTCCTTGGAGATAAATCTTGTTGCTGGGCTGGTGTCTGCTGGAAGGGCTTCTGAAGTGCAGGGAACCTTGGATTCACTGAGAGTTAAAGCAACTAGCAGTTTTGAATTGGCTTACAACACTGCCTGCTCTTTAATTGAAAGGGAGAAGTATAAAGATGCAGAACTATTGTTATTGTCAGCTCGAAGGCAAGTTTGCCTCTAATAAGCTTTTGAATTCCTGACTTGTTAAGACTTTTATCCATTTTCTTAACACTTGATGATGCACAATTTATAACTAGTAAAAAAGGATCAGATATTTCATCGCTTGGAAGTTATTTTAGAGGGTTTAAGTTGGCATCAAAATGTACTTACTTTAGaagaggaggggggggggggggtcgggTGGAGATTTAAATAGGGGCATGTTCAACGAGGTTGTATATTGTAAGATGATTTCCTCGCTGTATCTTGTAGACAATTGAATGCGGTTTATCATTTGCTGCCAGAGATCCTAGGGCAAACTGGaatatcttttgtttttttgagaGTGGCAGCTGAATATCTATTTGTGAGATGTGACAAGGGACAAACTGCATTCTGGTCTATTCATTTGGAATAGTCGTAAAATGAATTTTTCTGTTCCTTTGTCTTTTTAAGGTTTACTTCAGTTCTTAGAACCtgtttttggggaaaaatgtTGGTTATGCACTTTTAGAAGTCTCAATTCAGATGTGGTAAAATTTTGCACTTCTTTGCAATTCTCTGTGAAACTTCCAGTTTCTGCATGAATGTAATGAAAATATAACTAAAGATGAATATCTTATTGTGGACATTGAAATTACAGAATTGGTCAGGAAACACTAATGGAAGAGAACTTAGctgatgatgatgttgaaaTTGAATTGGCACCTATAGCTGTTCAAATTGCATATGTACAACAGGTGAATTATCTTATGACACGAGTTTGACTAGTCTTCTTTTGCTTTGATAAGTTGCAATTATGCaagtttctttttttcctctccAGATTCTAGGGAACACCCAAGAGGCTGTTGCATCTTATACTGATCTTGTCAAAAGAAATTTGGCTGACGAGTCTTCACTTGCGGTGGCAGTAAATAATCTCATTGCTTTAAAGGGTCCTAAAGATGTCTCTGATGGCCTTAGGAAACTTGATAAGCTAATAGAGAAAAGTGATGGACCAGAGAAGTTCCAGCTTGCTCGTGGACTGGACTTGAAGCTCTCACAGAAGCAAAGGGAAGCAATATATACCAATAGGGCGCTGCTGCTACTTCATTCTAATAAGATGGATCAGGTATATTATCTGAGATGCTACATCCGTTTTGCAATGGTTCTCCTTTTAACATTTGATGCATTAGAAACAAGGGAACCATGAATAGACACCCAACTGCTACTGTTTATTACCACATTTTTTTTCCGATGTTTATTTTTGTTACTGGATCATTACAGGCTAgagaacttgttggtgctctaccTGGGATATTCCCTAGTAGCTTGATGCCTGTACTTCTTCAAGCTGCTGTACATGTGAGAGAGAACAAGGCTGCTAAATCTGAAGAAATACTTGGACAGTATGCAGATAAGTTTCCTGACAGGTCCAAGGTTATCCTGCTTGCAAGGGCTCAGGTTGCTGCAGCTGCCGGCCATCCGCAGATTGCAGCTGATTCCTTGGCGAAAATACCCGACATTCAGCACCAGCCTGCAACTGTTGCGACTCTTGTTTCTCTCAAAGAACGAGCTGGCGATATTGATGGTGCCGATGCTGTATTTGATTCTGCAATCAAGTGGTGGTCGAATGCCATGACTGAAGACAATAAGCTCAATGTCATCATGCAAGAAGCTGCTGCTTTCAAGCTCAGGCATGGAAGGAAAGAGGAGGCAGCACGCCTTTTTGAGCAGCTAGTGAAAAGCCACGGAAGTATTGAGGCTTTAGTTGGATTAATCCAGACTGCAGCCCATGGCGACATTGAGAAAGCAGAAGCTTATGAGAAGCAGTTAAAGCCACTACCTGGTTTAAAAGCAATAGATGTTGACAGTTTGGAGAAAACTTCTGGTGCCAAGCATGCCGAGAAAGGTCCCAACGCTGGTACCACTGAAGCATACGAAGCCAAGAGTAAGGATAAGGCgaagaaaaagaggaagagaaaGCCAAAATATCCAAAGGGCTTTGACCCAGCTAATCCAGGACCTCCGCCCGATCCAGAGAGGTGGCTTCCCAAGAGGGAGAGGTCTACTTACAGACCAAAGAGAAAGGACAAGAGAGCAGCTCAAATTAGAGGTTCTCAGGGTGCAGTGGCTAAAGAGGCGGCGAGCAGTAGTGATACGAAATCAAACCAGCCAGCTAATCCTAAAGGAGCCTCTCAGAATGCAGGCAATGTGCAATCAAAGGCTTCATCCAAATCTTCGAGGAAGAAATCGAGGAAATAATCCAACAGATGACCTTTTGTTTCTTTGTTATTGTTTCGGTGGATTCTTTTTGACTGATTCTTTTAGCACTAGTGGGGAATTGCCCGTGCTAAGCATGGGCCCAAtgtctaatatttattttgtgtttcAACTGAGATTCGATTGGTATTTTATATTTCAGAGAATGTGAAGGGTGCGTTGCTACAGCGCGTGGGCATGCATTTTGAGGAGTTTTGATTACTTTTGTGCTGAAATAAAATTGCATTTGAATATAGTTTTGAACTTGTCAATGGGTAATATATAGTCGGGTGAAGAAAGCACTGCATAGCTGCAGTTGTCGTCGGTAGCTGTCGTTGCTATCCAAGAAATGTACCATTTTTATCGCGTATGTGAATGTGATTCTTTTAACTTGCTAGCATGGCTGTTTATGAGATATGCTTGCAGGAGCAAAATGAAATTTCACTTTATTACAACTTCAAACTTAACAGCATTTCCATTGGCATGGGGAAGTATGTTTTTTGGCTTTTAAGTTCAGTATATTTCACAAGTACATCCAACTGGCCTCATAATTTTCCAtgaaataaaacaacaaaacTTTGTTCATCATAAATAAAGTTACAATAAAGTCAAGAAATTAGATAACAAAAATGCAGGAGTTTTTTCTATAATGTGACGAAGTTATTTCTATTCAGATTCTCTAGACCCCACACTACTCCCTACGCACTAAAAGTTTAAACTATATTGAATCAAAAGAACCTCACAACTATTTACCAAATTCCCCAATACATAAAAGCACAAACATCTCTGGTCTACTGAACAGAGCACCAAAAAGCGCCTTAAGCCAGCTATATTTTATGTGTTTCCTACTGTCTCCTATCATTCCCATAAAGACAAGTACATTGATGGAGGAAAACAGTCGGCACTATTGTCTTTTTTTCCTAGATAGCTTGGCCTCAACATGTATAGCTTAAGCGATGCCGAGCAAAGCTCCATCGAATTTGAAGAACTCCATTGTAGGAGTTTACATGCAATCGGAAATACAGTATAATACTCGTTGTACTATGCCAGCGAATCCACAGTCAATATGTTATTATGATGGACATATATTTTCCCAGGTAAacttaaaggaaaaaataaagacTCGTAGACAAGACGTTATACAAAAATTGCCCAAGTGAAACAACTGTTTCTCATATCCAAAATGTGCAGCGCTTGTGTTTACAAACATAGGTACACACTATTTACAGTAATCTACACACAAAAAATCGGAGCATTTTGTTGAGCGGGGTAAATATTTGAAGCTATCAAGCACTAAAGCTCCACCAAGCACTGCGACTGTAACGATGAGTGCGGCCTAGCAAAATGCAGCTGTACATGCCACACCATCTGGGTGAACGTCGTCACGCGTAGCTTTTGTTCTCCACTCTGTATAAACAAAAAAGTTAGTCATTTATGAGGTGTATGCAACTGTTTACATTCATATCAATGCGATGTTGGGAAATAACTATGCTCATGCAGTATAAAGTGTAATTGAATGCATAGAAAGAGGTATAATATATAGTTTCAAAGCATTTGTTGGTACTTTTGTTGCTAAGAGTTCAATGAACACCAATTTGGGATAATTTCAGTTCCAATATCATGTCCTACTAACAAATTTCTAAACACTTTTGGTAAAATGGTCAGTTGATAGTTCTAACCTCTGATGAGCCTTCGGTGAAGTAGTTGGTtccattttttgtttcttgcttCTGTCATCCGTGGATGTAGATGTTGAAGATCCTGGCAAAAACATGGTTTCCCTTGGAGTATATGATAGAACGACCAAGGTACCAGCTATTTTGTCTGGCGTTCTGGATAACGTTTTTTGTAACTGAAGCCTGAAAAGTTTATCTTTAAGGCAGCAATTCATTCTGGCCATAACGGTAAAGAAAGGCAAGCCAATCAGTgtgtattttttatattagataataacatgataaattAATTACATCGTTAATTACATCGTTGTATGTATGTGCACCTTCACAGCGACAATCTCATATCTGCTCAGCCGTCAGTGACAGGAGTCTTTCAGTCAAGTTGTCTGACACGGTTGCTGCTGTTGTGCCGCTGGCATCTGTAATTTCAATCTCAAACTGACACCTGTGATGTAACATGTTGTAAAATTTTCCATGAAGTTAAGACTGAATGATAGGCATTATCAATGGTGACAGCATGTAATAAGTAAGAGTTATTACCTTGGCATATCAACATTCTGCGAAGATAGCAATTGATGCATTGAACCTCCCATGTGAAGACTGCAATTGATGCATTGAACCACCATTTGTAGTTTGTATCGGACATGGTATTTACATTCCCATATTAAATTGTTGGAGTTGATCTGCCAATGATATTTCTCGTTCCATATAAAAGGTTTGCAGCTATTtcatataacatatatttaGTTTGTTCAAAGAGGTGCAAAAACCTATGTAAGAATGTCTTTATTTAAGTTTGTGTTATACCATACCAAGGAATTAGCTGCAGCAACAGAGGATGCAAACAgtgaatgaattatcaaaagGCAAATTAAGAAAAGGTTGCAAGATGGCAGTAACTATTGCATAAGCCATGCATGAGTATAATCACTTATTATTTGCAGCTAAATACTACATTCTCTTCTTATAATGGTGATTACATTACTGTTTACAAGCTAATTCAGTTGATACATTAATTGAGAAGTCATGCATCTGTATAAAGGTAAAACGAAACACATACAGCAAGGACAAAAACAATCAGACGACGGAGAGGAAAACAAAGAATCCAGAACTACACACAAGCACACAAAACAAAAGCTGTAAAATTTGTTGTGTACGGAAGCTAGCAGAAGATGAGAAGAGTAACAAAATGATGGGTTTAACTGAAGCcataatttcttatatttagactatatatatatatatatatgtgtgtgtgtgtgtgtgaaaatcCTCAAAATTAGTATAAGAACTATATCTTGAATAAAAAACTATCCGGGCAGATAATTCTGAGAATAAAGTTATCATGTAAGTTAACAAACTCACAGTAGAATGCGAAGCTATGGCGGAAATGGGTAGTATATCATCTTCAATAGGGGCAAGATTGAGCGATGAAGGCTATTCCGATAAGCTTTTCAAAGTGTACGCTTATAAAATTCTCTCGTTGTCTTTCACCCTGTGAAGACAAGAATATCATACGGTTTTATCCAAGTAATAAATAATGGAAAAATacggtgttatgagatttggaaagaagtTATTTCATACCAGCTTCTTAAGGCAGTCACCTGCACGTAGAGTGGATCGATTAAGATCATCGAGTTATACCTTGTTGACAGTCGTCGCACTGCGTATGTGAAAATGTTGGATAAATAAAGCGAAACAATGTTTGCTATGAGAACAAATATCATGTTCATACCATTACGGAATTCAGTCATAGCCATCCGCTTCGCAAAAAGATCTAGGGTATTCCTTTAACTGTCTCAGTAGCTTGGTTCCTTCGTTGTCAGCAAGATCTTCCCACATAACAAA encodes:
- the LOC132065659 gene encoding uncharacterized protein LOC132065659 is translated as MAPKAKEKARATTAAAAISIEDLFTSLNRHIQRSEYDQAVKISDQILAAAPGDEDAIRSKVVALVKADCIEEALAAIKECSKKASIDLSFLKAYCLYRQNKLEEALESLKGHEGSTESMLLESQILYRLGKMGASVDIYQKLQKSAVDSLEINLVAGLVSAGRASEVQGTLDSLRVKATSSFELAYNTACSLIEREKYKDAELLLLSARRIGQETLMEENLADDDVEIELAPIAVQIAYVQQILGNTQEAVASYTDLVKRNLADESSLAVAVNNLIALKGPKDVSDGLRKLDKLIEKSDGPEKFQLARGLDLKLSQKQREAIYTNRALLLLHSNKMDQARELVGALPGIFPSSLMPVLLQAAVHVRENKAAKSEEILGQYADKFPDRSKVILLARAQVAAAAGHPQIAADSLAKIPDIQHQPATVATLVSLKERAGDIDGADAVFDSAIKWWSNAMTEDNKLNVIMQEAAAFKLRHGRKEEAARLFEQLVKSHGSIEALVGLIQTAAHGDIEKAEAYEKQLKPLPGLKAIDVDSLEKTSGAKHAEKGPNAGTTEAYEAKSKDKAKKKRKRKPKYPKGFDPANPGPPPDPERWLPKRERSTYRPKRKDKRAAQIRGSQGAVAKEAASSSDTKSNQPANPKGASQNAGNVQSKASSKSSRKKSRK